DNA sequence from the Armigeres subalbatus isolate Guangzhou_Male chromosome 1, GZ_Asu_2, whole genome shotgun sequence genome:
tatgaaataaaaacaaatgtttGCAAGCTGATTGAGTAAAATTCGCAATTCCACAATTCCGGATTATATTTTTCTcaacattggcaaaataattattcgtaaGCCCATTATTTGCTACACAGAGCCAAAAAAAGTTGGGATTCTAACATTTTtctaatttcatttcaaaaggaAGGAAAACTTGGTAGTTTTGAGTGTCAAACCTTTTTATTCAAATACTAAATTGGTATATTTGAAAGTTTATTCTCAAattaaaattgtgttttttacaGTGTAAGCTTTCAGTATACAAAAATTATAGAATAATTAAACAAGCTTAAACATTTCACATTTTCGGCAACACTGACAAGTATAAACAATGAAACTGGCAGCCAACGACTATCTGTCAGTGGCTGATGTGAAAAAAccgcaaaattataactcatCGAATCGTTGACCGTTTCGCGATTCccttaaattattattaaaaaacaATCTACTCTTGATCCGAAGGACGTAAAGTAGTGGTCATTCCGCGCGTGTGCGAGTGGCAAGGTGCCGCTTCTAGAAAAGTTCCATCAGGCGCGGATCTGGACGTTCGTGTGTTGTGATAGTGGAGGGCCCAGTTTTCTCCGAATCCTGAACGGACTTTCGAGTGCTTCTACCCAAAATCGCCGCTAAGATTCATCGCTCAACAACAGCAGTCCTCCGAAGAACCAATCTACAAGCAGTCACCGAAAGCCTCCTACCGCCAAAGGCCAAGTCAATGTATATTTGTGGTGTGTGTTTTTTaatagatttttcatggagatttATGTTTTTTCAGGTGATATCATGAAAGATGTACTGTCCGAATGCGCATAGGAAACCCATCCCATTTGCGTCAGAGAAAGCCAGCATCTGAAGTTTTCTCCGTGCAGAATTAACAAATATAGAAGTGTTGAGAGTAGAAGCCGAGCAGAGTAAAAACGCCGAAGGATCTGTTTTCCTATGGTTGACCATCCTTCATGCCGGTATGACTCGTACATGGACAAAACCTTGGTCAAAGATCTATTTGGTAATCGCCACATCCAGGGCAAATTTATAACcccgaaaaaaaaagtgtttggaTCGTCCGCAATATAATACCGAAGGTAAATAATACAATTCTGGTTATAAAACACAACAATCTTCATTTCTGTTTTTCCCTCCAGAACGAACATAGCTGAGCGTTGCCGGCCGCAATGGTGCTTCATGGTGAGCTGGAGTCAGGAGCATGCATTCTCAAACGAGGGCACACCATCATTATTGCATCGCTGCAATGCTCGGAAAACCCCAAACAGACAGCTGCGATCATCAACACAACGGGTAGATACGGAAGTGATATGTGATTTGCTGGCTCCGACGCATCGAAAACAatactttgaataaaattggttaataaaatagaaacaatttaattattaatttgtataattttgttttgccaTTACTGGAATTGACACATTATGCACAcattaaattgaaaatgaacTTAACTTGTTATTTTAAAAGAATTACTAGTTGATTCTAATGCTAAATGCACATGTTGATTTGAGAGGAAAacgttgttttgaaaatttagctCTTGTGAAAGTTCCTGCTGAGTTGACATTTTCACAATTGTAATTTAACAAtcctatactttctactgaaaatcactaattaattttcttaattttaccaacgttttCTTTGTTTgactaacgattttttttgtgtgtacaatTACGCTCTGAAGATGTCTTCCTATTGATTTTGCCAGTTCTTGGGTAGTTTCCGGGAAGATCTACCCTCACTTTTGCATGATATTCAATGGTATGAGTTCTGCATCGtgtgatttcgaacattttgtgcaAGGATCCTATGGGTTTTAATTAGAATGAGGTCTGGGGATTGGGAAGTATGCGGGATCTTTGATTTGCCATTATTCAGCATCTACTTTTTTAGAtgggaagaatgttttgtacaaatttaaaattggaTCTGTAGTATTTGGAGAGGGAGGGAGGAGAGGAGAGGAGAGGAGGATCTCGTGGAGGTAAAAGTGGAGTGCAGAAATAAACGGTAGTCAGCGCGAAGTAAATAAGTGTTTGAAAAACCCGGAGTTCCGTGTTCGAATAAACCTGTTACAGGATTTATGACCCAATTGAACGGTGCTGGCTATatccttcaaaatgtccaaatgaaTTAAACAATCAGTTGCActgagggaagatccattaattacgtaacgcaaaaattggccattttcaaaactCCCCTCCcctctatgtcacactttttgtatgaagtctctaaaatttttgtatggattgtcacactacGGGCAAACCCACCCTCCCACCaccaagcgttacgtaatttatggatgctcaaatcaccccaaaccatagaatagaggcatatttctgctaaaatacctATACGAAGGATTGGAAAACTATGACGTTTTCATATCGACGAATAAACTGCTGACGCGAATTcacattttgttaagaaaatatGGGTAAATATTGTGTAATACTCATAAAAAACTATAGTAACAATTTATGATTTATCAAAACAAACTGTCAAATAGATACAACGGTGGAAAGAAAAGATGTGTGTCATCTTgtcactgtacgcgtacagcgtgatacgaaaatcattgtacggaaatcatatgtctgtcgatagtacagacaatatataaaaaaaaatcaatcagtttttccaaatttaaacaCCCAAATGATACACGACCTTACCTCGCATCGCTTCGCAGTGGATTTTGCTCCAATTAAAACCCCCAAtgaaaaagcgccccaactaaaTAAAAGCCAATTAAAGAACGTCTACTCACTGTATGTTaaacactgaggaaaatggacgtatgattttcaatcaaacgccttatgaaaatttgccacaaggaatcggtatgaatttcaatatgttgccttatgaatgatgattttcattcgaaaaaaagtgaagtgcggcagactgggttcgaactaTGGACGTCGGGGctgggaggccggtatgtagaccacacgcccatggACGCTTGATTACTcaggaaggtaactgcgtataagaatcaCTGTtagtggaataatcagtcgaagattcataaggcgccagttatgaatttcgaaaGTCCAGGTCGCTGAGTGAACCATTAAAAACTATATTCTTTTTACTCAGATGTAAATAACATGTCGTATCGTTatcaaaaagttctttgaaAACTTGATTTGCATTCATTTCTTTCCCGTGTACATATACATGAGTCGCATGATACACAAACATGAGTGGATTTTAATTTAAGTGCATATATAATATTTGTTCACATCTCTATTTCAGGAACGAGTGGAAATTGGAAACGTCATTTCTGTTTTTGTTTGTCTGCTTCGTCTGCTGTGATTAATGTTTTGTAATTTTCGTATAGCTTGTTAATTTTTGAGATAATCCTCAGgctgaatcaaaatttattcatattaatttgctgtatttctttatattagcagcgcaaaatgttggaaaTCATTTACAATAACATTTTGCTGAGGATAGCTGAAAAAGACGTCAACGAATCAACGTTATACGACTTTTTGGAAAGGAAAACTGTGAGTATAAAATTCAATGTTTATGAGAGATTAGATGCAATATTTACAAATTGtaattgttatttttattagtTAAACGTAAACCTGCTGGCTGAACTTTCTGCCAggtcaagatttttttcataaagaCAAATACAAATGACGCGATCATAGATTGATTCTTCAAATGATGATTTTTCACCCGCCAAAGTATATTATCGGAATAAAAATCGATGCCTCTGTTCCTGCCAGTGTCAGTGAAAGTGATTCTCGTATGAATCGACGATTCTTCATAATGATGAACATCGCTCGCTAGTACATGTAGAATGTTAGCCGAATAATAGATATACCTATCGTTGCCTACATTATTACCAGTCTCGTTATCAGTGATTCCCATTCACTGCTCGAGCCATTCCAGCCAAGGGATTTACGACTAAGGCGGATGCTTCAATAGTTATTATTCTCAAATGGCCCTAGCATGCCTGAACTCCTTTCGAAATTATTTCGCCCTCGCGGCAACCTGGCTATAACTTTCAAGATCtattttttcattgctttcGCATACGCGATATTTTATTTAACTTGTTAAACATCGATACCGATATGAGaatataaaattaattttaaacctATCAGGGTCGTAGAACTTCAGTCCATTTAAAAAGTTTCCAATTGGAAAACAAATAACGACGGTTTCATTCTTTTATATCCATTGCAGGGCCTTGCAGCGTCAGATTACTATCTCACCCGTAATGGCAAACGGTTTGATCCGCAGCGAATCGATCCCTCGGGAGCCGCTCTCCTGCGCATGGTGGAACGACTTCCGGGCGGCAAGGGTGGATTCGGTTCCATGCTGCGAGCCATTGGTGCCCAGATCGAGAAAACCACAAATCGGGAAGCCTGCCGAGATCTGAGTGGTCGCCGTCTGCGGGACATCAACGAGGAGAAACGTCTGAAAGCGTACCTGGACAAGCAGAAGGAAGCTCCGGAGGACGAGCGTGCCAAGTTGCAGAAGAAAATCGATAAACTGCTGGCCAAACCGAAGCACGAGTTCCATGATGAACAGTACAATCGGAGTCGGAGTGATTTGACGCAGAATGTTGGCGATGCGGTGCAGGAGGGCTTCCGGAAGGCCGCCGAGGTGGAGAAAGCAGCGGAGGGTGGACTGAAGAGGAAAGCCGTGGACGACGGCAAGAAGGGCAAATTAGTCAAGAAGAAGGCGAAGGGAGCACTCTGGCTGGGAAGTGACGATTTGGGTTCGTCTTCGGACGATAGTAGCGATTCTGACTCGGCTTGTTCGTCCGGTGAGGGAAAGTCCAGCGAAGACAGCGGATCGATGTCGTCCTCTCCATCGTCGAAGCAAATGGTGACCTCTGAGGATGAGAAAAGCAATCAAGAGAAGGAGAAGGCGGAAGCTGGTAATTAGAGTAAACTGTGGAATAAGATAAGATCGTGTTGTTATTTCTGATGACAGTAAATACATAACTGCAATGCATAGATCAGACAAATCAATAGATTCAGGATTTCCTTTTTATATTCCTTTTTCagatactgcccatgatcgcatatttgtaacacacatttttattcattttgtaGAAaacctgtgaatcgttcagaaagctcaatttattGCATTTAATCCCACAACAATGAAATAGACTTTACTATCTTGCTCatctgtggtaagctgaaaataattgagtttttcgggaggattgacaaacgatttacaaaattaaccaaaatgcaaatgttataaatatgcgatcatgggcagggTATTCCTTCGCACTCCAGAGAGTTTCGACGAATTTCAAATTGTAGaaatgatttttcttctaattccTGATAATCCATGATGGTTGCTTACCTTCATGATTGGCGTTAGTTCCTCCTCGATTAGCATACACCGAATGGAATATGCTTCTCCATTGCAGTCAATTCTGAGCCAATCGCTTCCATAGTCGCCCTGAACGTTCAGAGCCCTCTGGTCCTCGCCGAATTAGTCGCAACAGGTTCCATTTAATGAAGAATCCTGTCACATtatttgttattgaaaattggccagatcggactcagaagttatggccaaaatactattgaCGTAGGAccacgtctgtcttttctatattggggtacactttacgattttctatggaaaaaacacgctaaaaagcacTCACTTTTTTGAGTATTTTTTGGCACTAACACcgcaggtggattaatcagtggTTTTCTCTTATGGACACACAAAATctcattttttatgaattatgcAAGTATATTAGAAATGAACACTACTGAGTGGGTTAACTCAGAAGCGGTGAAAAGTCAAATGGGACTATAAGTCGTGATTCGTCGCAGGTAAATGCCGTTCTCCTGTTGTTTACTGACGAGTAACTGGAGTCAAAATTCGTACGAGAGATATTGCTTTGATTTTTTGGAGAACTATACCCCAAAATTTTGGAATGTGTATTCCAGAGAATATCTgtgggaggaattcttgaagggtGATTTTCCCAGAGCTTCTGAAGCAGAAGTTTgccaaaaatcttgaaaaaaagaaTATTTCACTATCGTTGAagatgaatttcttcgaaatatctGGGGAGAAAATTTCAGGCCTGTTACAGGTGCCTTGGCCACGGTCATAAATCCTAAGACTGCAAGGAGCCTGACcgcagtaagctatgccgtaggtgtggagctgaaaaccaccaagctcgcacctgtcaggctgTGCCAAGATGTCTGATCTGTCCTCCGGGCACAGACAACAGGCATCTTGCCGGTGCTCAAGCCTGTTCAGACATGCAAGTAGTACAGCTcaactgctgctacaacagtcggttattgAGTGcaaagctgatgttgccttgctgttcGACCCATACCTCATCCCTGCTGGAAACAGCAGCTGGATAGCGGACAAGTACGGTATGGTGGGAATCTGGACTTGTGGGCGATACTCCATCCAGGAAATAATATCATCTCCTGAAAAAACCTGGTTAAaaaccagtagttgtagcaggtgatttcaatgcgtgggcagtggactggggttcccggttctctaacgctagaggtcatatcctgcAAGAGTCTCTAGCGGTATtaaacgtagtcctgctgaactcacttctgacataccatgggggtctaacttgggtgctcactctactctcctctgccatgcctcgaggtgtcgatagcgataggcaccaacagttctacgctacgaccctcATACTTCGGGGCATGTGCAGTCCACACTAACACCTGTGCgctcactcttctgccatgcctcgaggtgccggctgcggttgccacccgctgcgacactcttacctcgacatgtgcaaacctctgattcacttccccgcgctcagcctgttttcgctctaactaatcaatcacaagttagtcatgcttgtcgactgctgaTCGGGGCGTCAGATTCTCAGCAATCTGAGTGATTGCAGTCGAATCTGCGTTCCACTTCTTCACCGCctggcacatcctctggataagggtatccAGGGTTGTGTCCCGACGCCAACGCctagcatagctcttctttcgacgtggAAACGAGGACACACaatatgtgctctgcagtttcatcaacacctgggcagtcagagCAGGCGAggctctccgcgtgcccaaacctgtggaggtactgtcggaagcagtcatgggctgacaggaactgtgtcagatggaagtgaacttccccatggggtctccccactcagcttgatatgttaggtatcagccggtgggtccacatacctttagaagagttatcccactcgcgctgccatctggcaaccggatgactggcatcatgctcgcaaCCATGCaggctgcatcgtgtgatatcgaGCAGTAGGCAAATATCACTCTAAGACACATCAAGCGCTACGTGGtctccagcttccgcaggtaactggCTGCAACCCGTCAGCCTCACGAGTTCCCGGGTTCAAGTAaaaatggcttaagcgccactcccaaAGGAGACCATCTACCGCGATTGTGGGTTGCCCGACCTGTGAGACCCTTAAGGGGAGGGTTCAAGTTTTCCCAGGTGACTGGGAGGGAAACGAGTGGGCTGCCAGGGGAGCGTGGGGACTTTACGACTGTAAGTcgcttaataaaaaaaaaaccggtTTCGGAATAATGATTTCCGCCGACGACAAGATTATTGCCTTCGCGGCCGTTATCATCACCGGAACTCGACTCAAAAACACTTCGAACGACCTGAATGAAAATCGTCCTGAATCGTCCGAATGAAAAGCTGTCCGTGGTTGGAATCGGGCCAACCTTCCCAGTAAATGGATCTTCTTTATCGACTACATATTCTTATAGGCCTACTCTACTTTCTCCCTCTATCTAGCTAGCTTGTGCGATGAATTCGTGCGTTGCGACTACTGGTAACTGAGGGTGTGCAAATTAACTTTGCCGACTACCGACGCATAAACGAGACGAGCGGTAGGGCTGTCGAAACGGTGGCCACGCTAGCGGTTTAACTCAGGCTAGGGCAAACTTCACCAAGCGCTTGGAATTATTGAAACATGCATGTACTAACGATTCGGCGAAACGCGGCCGTTTAACTCCTGCGGACTCCGAAAAACGATTATTCGATGGTTGCCGTCGTGCTTCACGCCATCGACGCCTCCTGCGCGTGGATCGGTGGACTTCTAGCTGTCGTGTGTAGCTGTCGCGGCGGTCGCCTCACTTGGTGGTGTAGGGGTTACCGTGCGCGCCTTGCACGCTGGGGTCGTCGGTTCGAATCATGCTCCGAAAGACTTTTTTTTGCAGCTGTTTCCGGTTGACGACCGGTTGGTCGACTAACTTGGCTT
Encoded proteins:
- the LOC134215417 gene encoding splicing regulator SDE2-like produces the protein MLEIIYNNILLRIAEKDVNESTLYDFLERKTGLAASDYYLTRNGKRFDPQRIDPSGAALLRMVERLPGGKGGFGSMLRAIGAQIEKTTNREACRDLSGRRLRDINEEKRLKAYLDKQKEAPEDERAKLQKKIDKLLAKPKHEFHDEQYNRSRSDLTQNVGDAVQEGFRKAAEVEKAAEGGLKRKAVDDGKKGKLVKKKAKGALWLGSDDLGSSSDDSSDSDSACSSGEGKSSEDSGSMSSSPSSKQMVTSEDEKSNQEKEKAEAGN